A genomic region of Melopsittacus undulatus isolate bMelUnd1 chromosome 5, bMelUnd1.mat.Z, whole genome shotgun sequence contains the following coding sequences:
- the AREG gene encoding amphiregulin, with protein MRALALIVALAVLAACRPVAGSSSNATDPERLGGPGQREPETREGEAMSGPDYEEDEEYEEALPVHQYIVDDLIRVEPVVKPKPTKRGGEKNAGKSRRKKNRGKNKKKGSPCEMEYKNFCIHGECIYLEHLQMVTCKCHQDFFGERCGEQFMKTQRKNDVADYSKTILVVVAVLLSSISFITVLIIVIVQVRKKCPQYEEKEERKKLRQENRNGHVGV; from the exons ATGCGCGCACTGGCGCTGATCGTCGCGCTGGCCGTGCTGGCAG CCTGCCGGCCTGTCGCTGGGTCCTCGTCCAATGCCACCGACCCGGAGAGGCTCGGGGGTCCTGGACAGAGGGAGCCCGAAACCCGCGAGGGTGAGGCCATGTCCGGTCCCGACTACGAGGAGGATGAGGAGTACGAAGAGGCGTTGCCCGTCCATCAGTACATAGTGGACGACTTGATCCGAG TTGAACCAGTGGTTAAGCCCAAGCCAACAAAGAGGGGGGGTGAGAAGAATGCTGGCAAatcaagaaggaagaaaaacagagggaaaaacaagaagaaagggTCTCCCTGTGAAATGGAATACAAAAACTTTTGCATCCATGGTGAATGCATTTACCTAGAACATCTGCAGATGGTTACCTGCAA GTGTCATCAGGATTTTTTTGGTGAGCGCTGTGGTGAACAGTTCATGAAGACTCAACGGAAGAATGATGTGGCAGACTACTCGAAGACTATATTGGTAGTGGTAGCTGTCCTGCTCTCAAGCATCAGCTTCATTACTGTACTTATCATTGTGATAGTGCA GGTCAGGAAAAAGTGTCCTCAgtatgaagagaaagaagaaaggaaaaaacttcgacaggaaaacagaaatggtCACGTTGGTGtgtaa